From a region of the Zingiber officinale cultivar Zhangliang chromosome 4B, Zo_v1.1, whole genome shotgun sequence genome:
- the LOC121976142 gene encoding pentatricopeptide repeat-containing protein At3g02650, mitochondrial-like: MWWRSRAKASLLRILIRRPSPIYSIQVCLQTLPLIPPPPPSPAWIRPVDARLPTLRFFSSAQQCEDVGKGSSELGIKTGENSEADESLNRLWKENIDDDDTSDIFADEKFEEAAENECDVVADVDLEQVEKVRSLLVGTSQDSLETRLDQIDVILSAELVALVLQTPDVVPQNLINFFIWAWKSEESVRSSRTVEILVDAVSGSTELSKMDAYKLWDLVKEIGKNRSVLNTSILNQLISLFGRLQKPRAGLEVFNKFSDFGCYPDGNTYCLTIAALGTRSLFNTAWPVCEKMLTSEDLPDGENIGKIITFLCKGKKAKEAHLLYLMARQKEMLLPSSCLDILVRSLSTKDETLQMALELLNNYPKEYVRNANAIFALVIKGLCRAKQPQEAKKLLLRMVHSGPPPGTAVFNYVITALSKGGEMEDAVSLMNLIKERGLLPDIYTYSVIMSGFAEGGLMDEAYQIYREAKKKHSKLSRVTYHILIRGYCKMEEYEKALKCVREMKEDGVQPNSDEYSKLIRSLCVKALDWRTAEKLLEEMKESGLFLRDATRSLISAVKELEEEAKSESVGNEVKYLFKTVIRTWLVFLHNMPGAGLIISM, from the exons ATGTGGTGGAGATCTAGAGCGAAGGCTTCTCTTCTCCGAATATTGATTCGACGACCATCGCCGATCTATTCGATCCAGGTCTGTCTCCAAACCCTGCCTCTgatccctcctcctcctccctcacCCGCATGGATCCGCCCCGTCGACGCCCGCCTCCCCACGCTCCGATTCTTCTCTTCGGCACAGCAATGTGAAGATGTTGGGAAGGGCTCCTCCGAGCTGGGGATTAAGACAGGCGAGAATAGCGAAGCGGACGAAAGCCTTAACCGTTTGTGGAAAGAGAACATCGACGACGACGATACCTCTGATATTTTCGCGGACGAGAAGTTCGAAGAAGCGGCCGAGAATGAGTGCGACGTCGTTGCTGACGTCGATCTGGAGCAGGTTGAGAAGGTCAGGTCCCTTCTTGTTGGTACTTCGCAGGATTCCTTGGAAACAAGATTGGATCAGATTGACGTGATATTGAGTGCCGAGCTAGTGGCGTTGGTGCTTCAGACGCCGGATGTCGTACCTCAAAATCTGATTAACTTTTTCATATGGGCTTGGAAGAGTGAAGAGTCAGTCAGATCATCAAGGACGGTGGAAATTCTTGTCGACGCTGTCAGTGGTTCTACTGAGCTTAGCAAAATGGATGCGTACAAGTTGTGGGATTTGGTTAAGGAAATCGGGAAAAATAGGTCGGTGCTGAATACTTCAATTCTTAATCAACTGATTTCTTTGTTTGGGAGATTACAGAAACCTAGGGCTGGTCTCGAAGTGTTCAACAAGTTCAGCGACTTTGGTTGTTACCCGGATGGGAATACATACTGCTTGACAATTGCTGCCCTTGGCACACGATCCTTGTTTAACACTGCCTGGCCTGTTTGTGAGAAGATGCTTACCTCTGAAGACCTCCCTGATGGTGAGAATATTGGGAAGATAATTACTTTCCTGTGTAAAGGGAAAAAAGCAAAGGAGGCTCATCTGCTTTACCTGATGGCTCGGCAGAAAGAGATGTTACTGCCAAGTTCTTGCTTAGATATTCTGGTCAGGAGTCTTTCCACAAAGGACGAAACGTTGCAAATGGCTCTAGAGTTGCTAAACAACTATCCTAAGGAATATGTAAGGAATGCCAATGCTATTTTTGCTTTAGTAATTAAAGGCTTATGCAGAGCTAAACAACCTCAGGAGGCCAAAAAGTTATTACTTAGGATGGTTCATTCAGGCCCACCACCTGGAACTGCTGTGTTTAATTATGTCATCACTGCTCTTTCAAAGGGAGGAGAAATGGAGGATGCCGTTTCTCTGATgaatttaattaaagaaagaggATTGCTACCGGATATATACACTTACAGTGTTATCATGAGTGGCTTTGCAGAAGGTGGCCTGATGGACGAGGCCTATCAAATCTATCGTGAAGCCAAGAAGAAGCATTCTAAGCTTAGTCGCGTCACGTATCACATACTTATACGCGGTTATTGCAAGATGGAGGAGTATGAGAAGGCTCTTAAATGCGTGAGGGAAATGAAAGAGGATGGAGTACAACCAAATTCAGACGAGTACAGCAAACTAATACGATCGTTGTGCGTTAAGGCTCTTGATTGGCGCACAGCTGAAAAGCTTCTGGAAGAGATGAAAGAGAGTGGCTTGTTCCTTAGGGATGCAACACGCAGCCTCATTTCTGCAGTCAAGGAATTGGAAGAGGAAGCAAAATCTGAATCTGTCGGCAATGAAGT GAAATACTTGTTTAAAACCGTTATTCGAACTTGGTTGGTATTCCTGCACAACATGCCAGGAGCTGGCCTCATCATTTCCATGTAA